In Erigeron canadensis isolate Cc75 chromosome 7, C_canadensis_v1, whole genome shotgun sequence, one DNA window encodes the following:
- the LOC122606943 gene encoding beta-glucosidase 11-like — MKLIHRHLKKYTNTMSSFVCLVVVFILINNIRNLVVFSAYSSSDVDTYKYTRNDFPSDFVFGSGTSAYQVEGAVLEDGRTYSIWDTFAHSGNGPNGDIACDGYHKYKEDIQLIADTGLEAFRFSISWSRLIPNGRAFINAKGLQYYNNFIDELISHGIQPHVTLNHIDLPQILEDEYGGWLSRESVKDFVAYADVCFREFGDRVLHWTTFNEVNVFTLSGYDSGNTPPGRCSSPFGILNCTRGDSTYEPYLAAHHLLLAHAATVRLYQKKYKAIQHGFVGINIFSYWFEPYTNTTEDVKATQRANDFYLGWFLNPLVNGDYPEIVKKNAGNRIPSFTKLESERIKGSFDFVGINHYSILYIQDNPSSLETDVRDVAVDMAATIIYDGIGAPTQFPVAPMGLQKLLKYIKEEYGNPPIYIHENGQVQPRNGTLMDTPRVEYLQAYIGALLDVLRNGSNTLGYFVWSFFDLFEILDGYNNGYGLYYVDLDDKELTRYPKLSAHWYASFLKGKNMSGILPNVDAKDSFYSSH, encoded by the exons ATGAAATTAATTCATCGTCACTTAAAAAAGTATACAAACACAATGTCTAGTTTTGTATGTcttgttgttgtttttattcttattaATAATATTCGTAATTTAGTAGTATTCAGTGCATACTCTAGTAGTGATGTTGATACTTATAAATATACAAGAAATGATTTCCCCAGTGACTTTGTTTTCGGTTCTGGTACTTCCGCTTACCAg GTTGAAGGAGCAGTACTAGAAGATGGGAGGACTTATAGTATTTGGGACACTTTTGCGCATTCAG GTAATGGACCAAATGGAGATATCGCATGTGATGGGTACCATAAATACAAG GAAGACATTCAACTCATTGCAGACACAGGTTTGGAAGCATTCAGATTTTCTATCTCTTGGTCGAGGCTAATCCCAA ATGGAAGAGCATTCATTAATGCAAAAGGATTGCAATACTACAACAATTTCATCGACGAGCTTATCAGCCATG GGATACAACCACATGTTACGCTAAATCATATTGATCTCCCGCAAATTCTTGAAGATGAATATGGAGGATGGCTTAGTAGAGAATCAGT gaaagactttgttgcatatgCAGACGTTTGCTTCAGAGAATTCGGTGATAGGGTTTTGCACTGGACTACGTTTAATGAAGTTAACGTCTTTACTTTGAGTGGTTATGATTCTGGTAACACACCTCCTGGACGTTGTTCTTCTCCATTTGGGATTCTCAACTGTACCAGAGGTGACTCTACATATGAACCATACCTTGCAGCTCACCATCTGTTGTTAGCACATGCAGCAACTGTAAGACTATACCAGAAAAAGTATAAG GCCATTCAACATGGTTTTGTCGGCATAAATATTTTTTCCTACTGGTTTGAACCTTATACAAATACTACGGAAGACGTGAAAGCTACCCAAAGAGCCAATGACTTCTATCTGGGTTG GTTTTTGAATCCCTTGGTGAATGGGGACTACCCAGAAATAGTGAAGAAGAATGCAGGCAACCGCATTCCATCTTTTACAAAACTTGAATCAGAGAGAATCAAGGGTTCATTTGACTTCGTTGGCATAAACCACTACTCCATATTATATATCCAGGACAACCCAAGTAGTCTTGAAACGGATGTCAGGGATGTTGCTGTAGACATGGCCGCAACAATTATAT ACGATGGAATTGGAGCACCAACTCAG TTTCCAGTGGCTCCAATGGGACTCCAAAAGCTccttaaatacataaaagaagaATATGGAAATCCTCCTATCTACATCCATGAAAATG GCCAAGTACAACCACGTAACGGAACATTGATGGACACTCCAAGGGTAGAATACTTGCAGGCATATATTGGTGCTTTGTTGGATGTACTAAG GAATGGCTCAAACACCCTAGGATACTTTGTTTGGTCATTTTTTGATCTCTTTGAGATTTTAGATGGTTATAATAATGGTTATGGTTTGTACTACGTGGATTTGGATGACAAGGAGTTAACGCGATATCCAAAGCTTTCTGCACACTGGTATGCAAGTTTTTTGAAAGGGAAGAACATGAGTGGCATTTTGCCAAATGTAGATGCAAAAGACTCTTTCTATTCTTCACATTAG